Proteins from one Cicer arietinum cultivar CDC Frontier isolate Library 1 chromosome 3, Cicar.CDCFrontier_v2.0, whole genome shotgun sequence genomic window:
- the LOC101500633 gene encoding SAGA-associated factor 29 homolog B-like isoform X3, with translation MSSPDIVSILENSKELDRFRKDLEDVLSEINKLHKKLQTTPEMVEKPGDNSLAKLKLLYTQAKDLSDNEVNISTTLISQLDALLPPGPQGQPRRRIGGNEQKRKRVKTESDISRLTPSVRNQLEACASLKGEQVAARVTPRNADKDEWFVVKVIHFDKELKEFEVLDEEPGDDEDSSGQRQYKLPMGNIIPFPKSNDPSSAQDFPPGKHVLAVYPGTTALYKATVVHGHRRRKTDDYVLEFDDDEEDGSLPQRTVPFHKVVPLPEGHRQ, from the exons ATGTCGTCGCCGGACATTGTGTCAATTTTGGAGAACTCGAAGGAACTCGATCGGTTTAGGAAAGATCTGGAGGATGTTCTTTCGGAGATCAACAAGCTTCACAAGAAGCTTCAAACCA CTCCCGAAATGGTTGAGAAGCCTGGTGATAACTCGTTAGCAAAGCTAAAATTGTTGTATACTCAAGCAAAAGATCTTTCTGACAATGAAGTCAA TATTTCCACTACGTTGATAAGCCAACTTGATGCCTTGCTGCCTCCGGGACCGCAAGGACAACCGCGAAGAAGAATAGGTG GCAATGAGCAGAAGAGGAAACGAGTGAAGACTGAGTCAGATATTTCAAGGTTAACTCCAAGTGTGAGAAATCAACTTGAGGCTTGTGCCAGTCTTAAGGGTGAACAG GTAGCAGCAAGGGTCACGCCACGTAATGCTGATAAGGACGAGTGGTTTGTTGTAAAAGTGATTCATTTTGATAAGGAATTAAAGGA ATTTGAAGTACTTGATGAGGAACCTGGTGATGATGAAGATAGCAGTGGCCAAAG ACAATACAAGCTTCCCATGGGAAATATCATTCCCTTCCCCAAGAGTAACGATCCTTCAAGTGCCCAAGATTTTCCTCCTGGAAAACATGTTTTGGCAGTCTATCCAGGAACTACTGCACTTTATAAAGCAACGGTTGTTCATGGCCATCGCAGG AGGAAGACGGATGA TTATGTGTTGGAGTTTGATGATGACGAAGAAGATGGGTCTCTTCCTCAAAGGACAGTGCCATTCCATAAAGTGGTTCCTTTGCCAGAAGGACATCGTCAATAA
- the LOC101500633 gene encoding SAGA-associated factor 29 homolog B-like isoform X4, which yields MSSPDIVSILENSKELDRFRKDLEDVLSEINKLHKKLQTTPEMVEKPGDNSLAKLKLLYTQAKDLSDNEVNISTTLISQLDALLPPGPQGQPRRRIGNEQKRKRVKTESDISRLTPSVRNQLEACASLKGEQVAARVTPRNADKDEWFVVKVIHFDKELKEFEVLDEEPGDDEDSSGQRQYKLPMGNIIPFPKSNDPSSAQDFPPGKHVLAVYPGTTALYKATVVHGHRRRKTDDYVLEFDDDEEDGSLPQRTVPFHKVVPLPEGHRQ from the exons ATGTCGTCGCCGGACATTGTGTCAATTTTGGAGAACTCGAAGGAACTCGATCGGTTTAGGAAAGATCTGGAGGATGTTCTTTCGGAGATCAACAAGCTTCACAAGAAGCTTCAAACCA CTCCCGAAATGGTTGAGAAGCCTGGTGATAACTCGTTAGCAAAGCTAAAATTGTTGTATACTCAAGCAAAAGATCTTTCTGACAATGAAGTCAA TATTTCCACTACGTTGATAAGCCAACTTGATGCCTTGCTGCCTCCGGGACCGCAAGGACAACCGCGAAGAAGAATAG GCAATGAGCAGAAGAGGAAACGAGTGAAGACTGAGTCAGATATTTCAAGGTTAACTCCAAGTGTGAGAAATCAACTTGAGGCTTGTGCCAGTCTTAAGGGTGAACAG GTAGCAGCAAGGGTCACGCCACGTAATGCTGATAAGGACGAGTGGTTTGTTGTAAAAGTGATTCATTTTGATAAGGAATTAAAGGA ATTTGAAGTACTTGATGAGGAACCTGGTGATGATGAAGATAGCAGTGGCCAAAG ACAATACAAGCTTCCCATGGGAAATATCATTCCCTTCCCCAAGAGTAACGATCCTTCAAGTGCCCAAGATTTTCCTCCTGGAAAACATGTTTTGGCAGTCTATCCAGGAACTACTGCACTTTATAAAGCAACGGTTGTTCATGGCCATCGCAGG AGGAAGACGGATGA TTATGTGTTGGAGTTTGATGATGACGAAGAAGATGGGTCTCTTCCTCAAAGGACAGTGCCATTCCATAAAGTGGTTCCTTTGCCAGAAGGACATCGTCAATAA
- the LOC101500633 gene encoding SAGA-associated factor 29 homolog B-like isoform X1, whose translation MSSPDIVSILENSKELDRFRKDLEDVLSEINKLHKKLQTTPEMVEKPGDNSLAKLKLLYTQAKDLSDNEVNISTTLISQLDALLPPGPQGQPRRRIGEGNEQKRKRVKTESDISRLTPSVRNQLEACASLKGEQVAARVTPRNADKDEWFVVKVIHFDKELKEFEVLDEEPGDDEDSSGQRQYKLPMGNIIPFPKSNDPSSAQDFPPGKHVLAVYPGTTALYKATVVHGHRRRKTDDYVLEFDDDEEDGSLPQRTVPFHKVVPLPEGHRQ comes from the exons ATGTCGTCGCCGGACATTGTGTCAATTTTGGAGAACTCGAAGGAACTCGATCGGTTTAGGAAAGATCTGGAGGATGTTCTTTCGGAGATCAACAAGCTTCACAAGAAGCTTCAAACCA CTCCCGAAATGGTTGAGAAGCCTGGTGATAACTCGTTAGCAAAGCTAAAATTGTTGTATACTCAAGCAAAAGATCTTTCTGACAATGAAGTCAA TATTTCCACTACGTTGATAAGCCAACTTGATGCCTTGCTGCCTCCGGGACCGCAAGGACAACCGCGAAGAAGAATAGGTG AAGGCAATGAGCAGAAGAGGAAACGAGTGAAGACTGAGTCAGATATTTCAAGGTTAACTCCAAGTGTGAGAAATCAACTTGAGGCTTGTGCCAGTCTTAAGGGTGAACAG GTAGCAGCAAGGGTCACGCCACGTAATGCTGATAAGGACGAGTGGTTTGTTGTAAAAGTGATTCATTTTGATAAGGAATTAAAGGA ATTTGAAGTACTTGATGAGGAACCTGGTGATGATGAAGATAGCAGTGGCCAAAG ACAATACAAGCTTCCCATGGGAAATATCATTCCCTTCCCCAAGAGTAACGATCCTTCAAGTGCCCAAGATTTTCCTCCTGGAAAACATGTTTTGGCAGTCTATCCAGGAACTACTGCACTTTATAAAGCAACGGTTGTTCATGGCCATCGCAGG AGGAAGACGGATGA TTATGTGTTGGAGTTTGATGATGACGAAGAAGATGGGTCTCTTCCTCAAAGGACAGTGCCATTCCATAAAGTGGTTCCTTTGCCAGAAGGACATCGTCAATAA
- the LOC101500633 gene encoding SAGA-associated factor 29 homolog B-like isoform X5, producing the protein MSSPDIVSILENSKELDRFRKDLEDVLSEINKLHKKLQTTPEMVEKPGDNSLAKLKLLYTQAKDLSDNEVNISTTLISQLDALLPPGPQGQPRRRIGEGNEQKRKRVKTESDISRLTPSVRNQLEACASLKGEQVAARVTPRNADKDEWFVVKVIHFDKELKEFEVLDEEPGDDEDSSGQRQYKLPMGNIIPFPKSNDPSSAQDFPPGKHVLAVYPGTTALYKATVVHGHRRRKTDE; encoded by the exons ATGTCGTCGCCGGACATTGTGTCAATTTTGGAGAACTCGAAGGAACTCGATCGGTTTAGGAAAGATCTGGAGGATGTTCTTTCGGAGATCAACAAGCTTCACAAGAAGCTTCAAACCA CTCCCGAAATGGTTGAGAAGCCTGGTGATAACTCGTTAGCAAAGCTAAAATTGTTGTATACTCAAGCAAAAGATCTTTCTGACAATGAAGTCAA TATTTCCACTACGTTGATAAGCCAACTTGATGCCTTGCTGCCTCCGGGACCGCAAGGACAACCGCGAAGAAGAATAGGTG AAGGCAATGAGCAGAAGAGGAAACGAGTGAAGACTGAGTCAGATATTTCAAGGTTAACTCCAAGTGTGAGAAATCAACTTGAGGCTTGTGCCAGTCTTAAGGGTGAACAG GTAGCAGCAAGGGTCACGCCACGTAATGCTGATAAGGACGAGTGGTTTGTTGTAAAAGTGATTCATTTTGATAAGGAATTAAAGGA ATTTGAAGTACTTGATGAGGAACCTGGTGATGATGAAGATAGCAGTGGCCAAAG ACAATACAAGCTTCCCATGGGAAATATCATTCCCTTCCCCAAGAGTAACGATCCTTCAAGTGCCCAAGATTTTCCTCCTGGAAAACATGTTTTGGCAGTCTATCCAGGAACTACTGCACTTTATAAAGCAACGGTTGTTCATGGCCATCGCAGG AGGAAGACGGATGAGTGA
- the LOC101500633 gene encoding SAGA-associated factor 29 homolog B-like isoform X2 — protein MSSPDIVSILENSKELDRFRKDLEDVLSEINKLHKKLQTTPEMVEKPGDNSLAKLKLLYTQAKDLSDNEVNISTTLISQLDALLPPGPQGQPRRRIEGNEQKRKRVKTESDISRLTPSVRNQLEACASLKGEQVAARVTPRNADKDEWFVVKVIHFDKELKEFEVLDEEPGDDEDSSGQRQYKLPMGNIIPFPKSNDPSSAQDFPPGKHVLAVYPGTTALYKATVVHGHRRRKTDDYVLEFDDDEEDGSLPQRTVPFHKVVPLPEGHRQ, from the exons ATGTCGTCGCCGGACATTGTGTCAATTTTGGAGAACTCGAAGGAACTCGATCGGTTTAGGAAAGATCTGGAGGATGTTCTTTCGGAGATCAACAAGCTTCACAAGAAGCTTCAAACCA CTCCCGAAATGGTTGAGAAGCCTGGTGATAACTCGTTAGCAAAGCTAAAATTGTTGTATACTCAAGCAAAAGATCTTTCTGACAATGAAGTCAA TATTTCCACTACGTTGATAAGCCAACTTGATGCCTTGCTGCCTCCGGGACCGCAAGGACAACCGCGAAGAAGAATAG AAGGCAATGAGCAGAAGAGGAAACGAGTGAAGACTGAGTCAGATATTTCAAGGTTAACTCCAAGTGTGAGAAATCAACTTGAGGCTTGTGCCAGTCTTAAGGGTGAACAG GTAGCAGCAAGGGTCACGCCACGTAATGCTGATAAGGACGAGTGGTTTGTTGTAAAAGTGATTCATTTTGATAAGGAATTAAAGGA ATTTGAAGTACTTGATGAGGAACCTGGTGATGATGAAGATAGCAGTGGCCAAAG ACAATACAAGCTTCCCATGGGAAATATCATTCCCTTCCCCAAGAGTAACGATCCTTCAAGTGCCCAAGATTTTCCTCCTGGAAAACATGTTTTGGCAGTCTATCCAGGAACTACTGCACTTTATAAAGCAACGGTTGTTCATGGCCATCGCAGG AGGAAGACGGATGA TTATGTGTTGGAGTTTGATGATGACGAAGAAGATGGGTCTCTTCCTCAAAGGACAGTGCCATTCCATAAAGTGGTTCCTTTGCCAGAAGGACATCGTCAATAA